The following proteins come from a genomic window of Spea bombifrons isolate aSpeBom1 chromosome 10, aSpeBom1.2.pri, whole genome shotgun sequence:
- the SIGIRR gene encoding single Ig IL-1-related receptor translates to MADAACGVLPDILSPQPLQQELWPPPGSSLSLNCTFRLIDACNGNLTWLKDGTALEGLYSAQQSTWDGLNSSARFVSSILDINITNEKDYGIFTCQMLNATASYILHRTDKAGHVAAVLFALSVLTALVAGSILYLKCKLNVLLWYRDKYGDPEINDGRLYDAYVSFCPSNVDTKFTNFILKPHLENKYGYKLHLDERSLLPNTEPSAELLMNVSRCRRLIVVLSLVYLQQDWCQTSFREGLVRLLELSRKPIFILFENQYKDLPAEVTQLLNSQKGSLKLLLWKSVSVSPSSDFWKEIRLALPRKVALPDGKGDPQTQFQEDKDPMLTLETDAADPDPDGDLGVRRTLYKAPPPRMAPDGSHMAERGPAGDVDISDLGSRNYSARNDYYCLVTEPDL, encoded by the exons ATGGCTG ATGCAGCATGTGGGGTTCTCCCCGATATTTTGTCACCCCAACCCTTGCAGCAGGAACTCTGGCCTCCGCCGGGATCCAGTCTTTCTCTAAATTGTACGTTTCGACTGATCGACGCTTGTAATGGGAATCTGACGTGGCTAAAGGATGGAACTGCATTGGAGGGCCTGTACAGCGCCCAACAGAGCACCTG GGATGGATTAAACAGCTCCGCAAGGTTCGTCTCCAGCATTTTAGATATCAACATAACAAATGAAAAGGATTATGGAATTTTTACTTGTCAGATGCTGAACGCAACCGCCTCCTATATACTCCATCGAACAG ATAAGGCCGGTCATGTGGCTGCGGTTTTGTTCGCACTCTCCGTGTTGACAGCGTTGGTCGCCGGTTCTATTCTGTACCTGAAATGCAAACTCAATGTCCTCCTTTGGTACAGAGACAAATATGGAGACCCCGAAATAAATG ATGGCCGCCTCTATGACGCATACGTCTCTTTCTGCCCCTCAAATGTTGACACGAAATTCACCAATTTTATTCTGAAACCCCACCTGGAGAACAAATATGGCTACAAACTTCACCTGGATGAAAGGAGCCTGTTACCCAACACAG AGCCTTCAGCAGAGCTACTGATGAACGTCAGCCGCTGTCGACGTCTTATCGTGGTCCTGTCGCTTGTCTACCTGCAGCAGGACTGGTGCCAAACCAGCTTCAG GGAAGGATTGGTACGTCTGCTGGAGCTCTCTCGGAAGCCCATCTTCATCCTTTTCGAGAATCAGTATAAGGATTTGCCCGCAGAAGTTACTCAGCTGTTGAATTCACAGAAAGGATCCTTAAAACTGTTGCTGTGGAAATCTGTGTCTGTG TCCCCGTCTTCTGATTTTTGGAAAGAAATACGTCTTGCTCTGCCTCGGAAAGTAGCTTTGCCAGACGGGAAGGGAGATCCACAAACTCAGTTTCAGGAAGACAAAGACCCAATGCTGACGCTAGAAACTGATGCGGCGGACCCTGACCCTGACGGAGATTTGG GTGTTCGAAGGACTCTTTACAAAGCACCCCCTCCTCGGATGGCCCCAGATGGCTCTCATATGGCAGAGAGAGGACCTGCCGGGGACGTAGATATTTCAGACCTGGGATCCCGAAATTACTCAGCCAGGAATGATTACTATTGCCTGGTGACAGAGCCTGACTTATAG
- the LOC128467621 gene encoding acrosin-like, whose product MKLYVIFIIIWAFLGTSESSDYRVCGDRPLAEDFRGSRVVGGKDAEPGNWPWIVSIQEYRDDEYSHVCGGFVLSNLWVLTAAHCFRDVGDEYYGWRLVFGANQLSDMGAHAQIRMIKEKIEHETYDPHTKRDDIALLRLNQSIKFDDYTQPACLPAKHAIVDKLDDCYVAGWGVLKEGSSETSDVLQEAPVNLIPVDRCNRPTWYNGAVGDYNLCAGYEQGGIDSCQGDSGGPLMCKKSKAKFYTVVGITSWGSGCAQEKSPGVYSATQYYLEWISKHLSKNKNPESETMKKRAEKQIAPTVAEKISRVCGDRPLAEDFRGSRVHPGVQGR is encoded by the exons ATGAAGTTATATgtgatttttataattatttgggCTTTCCTAGGAACATCTGAGAGCTCTGACTATAGAG tCTGTGGAGACAGACCCCTAGCGGAGGATTTCCGTGGCTCCCGCGTGGTGGGAGGAAAGGATGCGGAGCCTGGTAACTGGCCCTGGATAGTCAGCATCCAGGAGTACAGGGACGATGAGTATTCCCACGTATGCGGAGGTTTCGTCCTTAGTAATTTATGGGTTCTGACAGCTGCCCATTGTTTCCGGGATGTTGGCGA TGAATATTATGGCTGGAGACTCGTGTTTGGGGCAAACCAACTCTCAGACATGGGGGCACATGCTCAGATCAGAATGATAAAAGAGAAGATCGAACATGAGACGTACGACCCGCATACTAAGCGTGATGACATCGCCTTGCTCCGGCTCAATCAATCCATCAAATTTGATGACTACACTCAGCCTGCCTGCCTTCCTGCCAAACACGCCATTGTGGACAAACTGGATGACTGCTACGTCGCTGGCTGGGGTGTCCTCAAAGAAGGAT CCTCAGAAACATCAGATGTCCTTCAAGAAGCCCCAGTGAATTTAATTCCAGTTGACCGTTGCAACCGCCCAACCTGGTACAACGGAGCAGTGGGTGACTACAACCTGTGCGCTGGATATGAGCAGGGAGGCATCGATAGTTGCCAG GGTGACAGCGGAGGACCTTTAATGTGCAAAAAGAGCAAAGCTAAGTTCTATACTGTGGTCGGCATAACCAGCTGGGGCTCCGGCTGTGCCCAGGAGAAAAGCCCTGGAGTTTACTCCGCCACCCAGTATTATCTCGAGTGGATTTCTAAACATCTTTCTAAGAACAAGAACCCTGAATCCGAGACCATGAAAAAGAGGGCCGAGAAACAAATTGCTCCAACTGTAGCTGAAAAAATCAGCAGAGTCTGTGGAGACAGACCCCTAGCGGAGGATTTCCGTGGCTCCCGCGTG CATCCAGGAGTACAGGGACGATGA
- the LOC128467620 gene encoding acrosin-like has translation MIKEKIEHETYDPHTKRDDIALLRLNQPIKFDDYTQPACLPAKHAIVDKLDDCYVAGWGVLKEGSSETSDVLQEAPVNLIPVDRCNRPTWYNGAVGDYNLCAGYEQGGIDSCQGDSGGPLMCKNSKAKFYTVVGITSWGSGCAQEKSPGVYSATQYYLEWISKHLSKNKNPTSKTI, from the exons ATGATAAAAGAGAAGATCGAACATGAGACGTACGACCCGCATACTAAGCGCGATGACATTGCTTTGCTCCGGCTCAATCAGCCCATCAAATTTGATGACTACACTCAGCCTGCCTGCCTTCCTGCCAAACACGCCATTGTGGACAAACTGGATGACTGCTACGTCGCTGGCTGGGGTGTCCTCAAAGAAGGAT CCTCAGAAACATCAGATGTCCTTCAAGAAGCCCCAGTGAATTTAATTCCAGTTGACCGTTGCAACCGCCCAACCTGGTACAACGGAGCAGTGGGTGACTACAACCTGTGCGCTGGATATGAGCAGGGAGGCATCGATAGTTGCCAG GGTGACAGTGGAGGACCTTTAATGTGCAAAAACAGCAAAGCTAAGTTCTATACTGTGGTCGGCATAACCAGCTGGGGCTCCGGCTGTGCCCAGGAGAAAAGCCCTGGAGTTTACTCCGCCACCCAGTATTATCTCGAGTGGATTTCTAAACATCTTTCTAAGAACAAGAACCCTACATCCAAGACCATCTAA